A genomic window from Streptomyces broussonetiae includes:
- a CDS encoding response regulator transcription factor: MASVLVVEDDQFVRSALIRHLTDAAHTVRSVGTALEALREVAHFRFDVVILDLGLPDLDGSEALKMLRGITDVPVIIATARDDETEIVRLLNAGADDYLTKPFSVEHLSARIAAVLRRSRAAGAEAPPSPVLRVGGLTVDPLRRQAELDGARLDLTRREFDLLAFLAGRPGVVVPRKELLAEVWQQSYGDDQTIDVHLSWLRRKLGETAARPRYLHTLRGVGVKIEPPVEDGADGVGGPAR; this comes from the coding sequence ATGGCAAGTGTGCTCGTGGTCGAGGACGACCAGTTCGTACGCTCGGCGCTCATCCGGCATCTGACCGACGCCGCACACACCGTGCGCAGTGTCGGTACGGCACTGGAGGCGCTGCGCGAGGTCGCCCATTTCCGTTTCGACGTGGTCATCCTGGACCTCGGACTGCCGGACCTGGACGGCTCCGAGGCGCTCAAGATGCTGCGCGGCATCACCGACGTGCCGGTCATCATCGCCACCGCCCGGGACGACGAGACGGAGATAGTCCGGCTGCTCAACGCCGGGGCGGACGACTATCTGACCAAGCCGTTCTCGGTCGAGCACCTCTCCGCCCGGATCGCTGCCGTGCTGCGCCGCTCCCGCGCCGCCGGCGCCGAGGCCCCGCCCTCCCCGGTGCTGCGGGTCGGCGGTCTGACCGTGGACCCGCTGCGCCGCCAGGCCGAGCTGGACGGCGCCCGCCTCGACCTCACCCGCCGCGAGTTCGACCTGCTCGCCTTCCTGGCCGGTCGGCCCGGGGTCGTCGTCCCGCGCAAGGAACTGCTCGCCGAGGTCTGGCAGCAGTCCTACGGTGACGACCAGACCATCGATGTCCATCTGTCCTGGCTGCGCCGGAAACTGGGGGAGACGGCCGCCCGGCCGCGCTATCTGCACACCCTGCGGGGCGTGGGCGTGAAGATCGAACCGCCTGTCGAGGACGGGGCCGACGGGGTCGGGGGGCCGGCGCGATGA